In Glycine max cultivar Williams 82 chromosome 10, Glycine_max_v4.0, whole genome shotgun sequence, the DNA window tacattttattcttctctttggataactaCATGCCTTGTAAAAGACAAGTGATTAGGGCATTTTGCTTtattctcttatcatgcaatcagtaacttttgttgtatacacctttgtacatagtaactgcatgttattgtcacttggggactagtgaactgttctttatttgcttgagaacaagcaaaattgtaaatttgggggagttgttagtcgatgaatacgactaacttttgtgtataaaacttgtgtaaattgtatcaaactcccccaatttatagttattttgtagtgttgtaattactttttgttaaagataggtaataaatacttagtacttccattttgtgtgttaataatcatttttctctcaatttcaggttaattggttgagtttagtcttacaagagggatctgcggacgaggcttgatcaggactaggctaggctatcatgaggaatcggggtctagcagtctaggagacaacataggaacgcatgagcattgttaaatagagaacatcctttttagcatcaggaacctatgaggaagaccaacgctttctctacttgtttttacacagtatttctcttgcgtgattttctttctttttgcctagatagtttaaatacctGTCCATAACCACAGTTATATTTCCATAGAACAGTTGCgtccattcttgaggaggagactcatttttctgattcattatcacctgattcaccatcatcaagggaatccgctaatcaaaattttgaaactgcTACCATGGCAGATGGGCATGATTAGAGGACTACTCTTGAGGACTATTCAAGTGGCTCtgtaccacaatttttcactagcattgcacgtccggaatgttggatcaagtggcatcggaataattaagaagggggggttgaattaattattaacgaacctttactaattaaaaatctatgcTTTTTAAtgttaccaaaagtaaaagcaataattaaagtgcacagcgggaaataaagagtgtagggaagaagaaaacaaacacaagagatttatactggttcggcaacaacccgtgcctacatccagtccctaagcgacctgcggtccttgagatttcttttcaaccttgtaaaaatcgttttacaagcaaagatccacaagggatgtaccctcccttgttctctttgaacaacctagtggatgtaccgtccactagaactgatccacaagagatgtaccctcacttgttctcagtcacaacaacccaagtagatgtaccctctacttgtaccacaaaggatgtaccttccaatgtgttaagacaaagttctcaggcggttagtccttcgaaactttctgaagggggaaacaaaagaattctcaggcggttagtcctttgaaatcttttgtttatgggaaagggaagaatcaaaagaattctcagactgtgtcattttgaattctttgacaagggagaagggagacacaaaagaattcaggcggttagtcctttgttctttaggaaaagggagaagagagacacaaaaagaattcaggcggttagtccttgtcgaattctttttggcaaagggagaagagagacataaaagaattcatgcggttagtccttcgttcttttggaaaagggagaagagagacataaaagaattcaggcggttagtccttggcaaattctttttggcaaagggagaagagaatgaaaagatgaatagcacaagtttttgaacaaagaacttttcatggaagagaaagttttgaacaaaaacttgtagaaagatgaagagaagatgaattagaaaaaatttgttgaaagagatgaaagaaaatattggaTGATTGATTGAAAGAGAGAAGATTAAGATGATTAaaaatgtttcatgccaaggtcacatatttataatttcttgatgactcaagtcaaaacttgtaactcttggcaattcctttaaaactaattaaaaagttatgacttttgaaagaatcttcaaaaacaagtcacttgaagaattgtgacttttggaaatgattttttcgaaaacagtcactggtaatcgattaccataaaagtgtaatcgattacacatcaatagatgtgactcttcattttgaattttgaaaatcttaacattttaaaacactggtaattgattactacattctggtaatcgattaccggagagtaaaactctttggtaatgattttgtgaaatcttcttgtgctactcaatgttttgaaaaactttttaatacttattttgattaagtcttctcttgattcttgaatctttgagtcttgaatcttgattttgattattcttgaatcttgaatcttgaatcttgattcttgaacttaatcttgaaatcattcttttggctttttgtcatcatctttgtcatcatcaaaacttcttgaatcaacttgattcatcatcatgaagcttgcttctacacgaAAGTGCAAGCGCACAACATTACCTACCCACATTCTTTGATCCATCTGATATAAGGGaatttatttcaaggattacctaataaagatccctatgcacacttggcaacatTTATTGAAATTTGCAATACTGTTAAGATTGCCGGTGTACCAGATGAAGCTATCAGACTCagccttttctcattttcactggCAGGAaaggccaagaggtggctccactcattcaaaggcaacagtcttaaaacctgggaagaagtggTGGAAAAATTTCTAAAGAAGTACTATCCAGAATCTAAGACTGCTGAAGGGAAGACAACAATATCTTCATTTCATCTGTTCCCTGATGAATCCTTGAGTGAGGCATTAGAGAGATTCAGAGACTTACTGAGAAGAACTCCCACCCATGGATTCTTCGAGCCAATCCAACTGAATATGttcatagatgggctgagaccacaaaccaagcaattaCTAGATGCTTCTGTtgggggaaaaataaagctgaaaaccccagaagaagcaactgagctcATAGAGAACATGTCGGCCAATGATCATGCCATTCTGAGGGACATAACCCATCAACCCATAAAGAAGAACCTATTGGAGCTAACATCACATGATGCTTTGTTGGCATAGAACAAGTTGctatctaagcaacttgagatcctaacagaaacacttggtaagctgccaactAAACTGTCGATTGGAcaacctacacattcttctattttgtaggTCACAGGTTGTACCATGTGTGGTGAAGCTCATGAGATAGGCCAATGCATTCCCACTGACGataacactcaagaaattcatttcatAGGGAATCAGCAGAGGCAAGGGTACACTCAAGGAGGATTTCCAGGCTTCCAGCAAGGTCTttataatcaacaaggatagtggaggacacaccctggcaaccagttcaataaagaccaagGTGGATCCTCAAACAGACCAATTCAATAAGGACCTAACATCTTTTAGAGGACAACTAAGTTGGAAGAGACCTTGACTTAGTTTATGCAGGTAATGATGTCGAATCATAAGAGTACTGAGTCAGCACTAAAGAACCTTGAAGTATAgatgggacaactggccaagcagatagctaaCAAGTTATCAAACAACTTTGGAGCAAATACGAAAAATAATCCTAAGGAGGAATGCAAGGCTGTGATGACcaggagtaaaaggtttgtggaaGCTGAGGATGAAGAAAATGTGGTAGACAAGGAGCAAAGGGGTGAAAAGAAAGGTGTTgaggttaagaaaaatgatgtgaAGGGTAAAGAGAATTAggaaaaaagggaagaaaataatgGTCCAGACTAAAGAGATggaggaccaagaaaaagaaaaagaaagagaaaaagaaatagaaaatgagaaaaatgaaaatgaaaaaaataaggttgCATAGAAGAGTAGAAGTGGAAAATGGAAAGGCTGTGGAAGAGAGtgcggaagtaccatatcctttgGTGCcgtccaagaaagaaaaagatcgtcATTTGGCAagatttttggatattttcaggaaactggaaataaccatgccctttggTGAAGCTCtacagcagatgccactctactctaaatttttgaaagatatgttgacaAGGAAGCACAGGTAcattcatcaggaaaacatcatagtggaagaAAATTGTAGTGCTGTAatccaaaagatccttccacctaaGCACCAAGATCTTGGGAGTGTaaccattccttgttcaataggagaagtcaatgtgggaaagGCTCTGATTGATCTGGGAGCCAGCattaatttgatgccactctccatgtgtagaagactgggagagttggagattatGCCCACTCGAATGACTTTGCAATTAGCTGATcgctccattaccaggccctatggagtgattgaagacGTGTTGATCAGGGTAAAGCATTTTATCTTCTCAGCAGACTTTGTGGTCatggatatctctgaagataTTGACATCCCTGTAATCTTGGGAAGGCCGTTCATGTTGACTGCAAGCTGGATAGTTGACATGGGGAAGAGAAAGCTGGAGTTAGGTTTTGAAGACCAGAAAATTGATTTCGACTTGTTTGtggaagacaagcctgctccagaacacaatgtttgcttgCAGGTAATGGGAGAAGGTCAAGAGGTTTTGAAGGTGAGAACCAAAACATGAGATTTCCCAGAGAGGTAAAagtgtcaagctaatgacattaaaaaaacgcttcctgggaggcaacccagttttaatctttgttgtgtttgtttcttttttttatgcatttaaataatttgGAACTTGCTATGTAATttgtacataggagtatatcagccAATCTTTGAATGCGtaacataagggtttcaatttcttggaaaaaggtctgaaaaataacttagaaatctttttgaaaaagagtcctttcgctaagcacaagcctcgcgctaagcgcatctctgttcatgcgctaagccacgAGTCTTGAGCACTTagcgcccaacccttgcatcttgAGCACTTagcgcccaacccttgcatctgaggccaaggttgagctaagctaacTTCAATTCAATCTAAATTCAGCTAAGCTTCAGCCTGATCACTAAGCGACAACTTATCAGTGGCTAAGCGAGACTTATtgtcgctaagcgcaattccttaCGGCCATAACTGAGGTCGATAAAGCTAAGTGCCAGTCATGGTAGCTAAGCGAGATTCATTGCGGCAATATGAGTGCTAAGCGAGAACCTCtcagctaagcgcatgctcctctgtactttagatgcatcattttagctaagctggccagagccaggcttagcgagagttgcagctttTCTAATCTGCAGACCTCGCTAAGCGGACTTACTCTCACGCTAAGCCAagtttctgttaaaaaaaaattgattttgaatttgaaacgtcAGCTAAGCGCAtgttcgctaagcgagcctaattgagaaaccaaacgtctctcttgCTCGCTTAGCACAACAGTCCGCTAAGCGAAAGTTTCGAAACtacttaagtgagtgtaacagcagttacactcacattttcCAGATTACAAAAACCTCGCCTCTGCATTCTCTCTCAccaaaaatttgcacattttgcatTTGTACTCTCTTTGTGCATTTTTCGACTTtgaagcatcaatcatacaccgtccaagtaagttccttgatcctttttctctttttcttgtcttaacTTTGGGGTAGAAGACTTTAACTAtagctttagatttttaggttttttatgtttttttagaattagtttaagattagaGTTATGTAAGCTTGTATACTGAATTGAGTATGGCAcacacattgcatgtctgatatgccatttagaggcttgaaaagtgcaagaaaacaAGCTGTGTTTTCGGCGTTTTCTGGAAAACgcaatgaactcgctaagcaagAATGTTGTGCTAAGCAAGTTCATCAATACTCATTGTATATAAGCTTTATctgaagaactcgctaagcgcacttactgcgctaagcgagttcatccttTGAGGATGAACATTCATCCTTTTGCTGAACTACCTATGGCTAAGAAAGGCAGAATCgttaagcccaggtaacttaaccAAATTTCGTATCGTAAGCCTTGCACTAAGCCGAGTTTACCTGAGCTAAGCGCATTTCATCACGGCAACCTTTAAGCTAAGCGAGCTTAGCTTCAGCTAAGCCGACATGTTATGTTGCTCAGGGCGCACTTAGCGAACTATATCCCGCTAAGCGCCTATTGTTAATTTTAgcctttattgttgttgttcaaCTTGAACGATTTTTGGTCTAAGGaatcttcatttctttttaGTTATAGATGGAATCAAGAAAAAGAGCTAGAACAGAAGACATCCCTTCATCATCCACTCCAGCTCCTCCGTCAGTAACTGTAGGACAAGATGTGCAAAGTTCACCAACTTTAGTTCCTATGCTACAAAGCTTATTCCGAGGATAGTTCATTATCATGCATAGCCTGCAAGAGTTGGCTCACAATAGGCCAATCATATCCATGGAGCATTTTCTTGAGCAAGTAGCCTGGCCTGAAGCTCAACTTCCATTGATGAGACCCAACGAGGTTGCTCCGCCTGAGCCCACACCTGTGTAGGTTAATTCAGAGCCAACTGACCCACAATCTCCAGTGGTGAATCCACCTTCTTCACCTGAGCTTGAAGCAGTTCCGCCATCTCCTCCTCTGATTGTCATTTCTGACGCATCATCAGATGAAGCGGCTACCCCTCCTGATTCACCAGTTGTAGAAATAGCTGACCCCCTTGTTTCCCCAATTGGAGGAGTTGCAAATCTTTCTAATTCATCAtctggagaagttgttgctctcACCAATTCCCCAGTTTAAACACTTTTGAAATTGTGATTCTTAatgtcacttttttctttttgatttattattattataattttggttttcgtATAATATTTCCTTTATGTCTATATATACTGCTAGTTTTAAATATGAATAGTTAGTATGCTTATCctgaagcattttgaacagtttaacttATTTTAGATGACATggcagtgaaacacttttatctttttgtgaaaaatgggtGTATgactttgttttaaattaaatgcATGCTTAAGATGAGATTTGTGTTTCCTTTCATCAAGTTGAGCAAGTGTGCATGTcgaacaaagaaagaacaagaatgtgaacttgcaattagaattgttagtcaatagacagattgattgtgaaagaaaagcttgaaccaaaaactggtgagagtgtgaccttaaactgtgagtgaacgactagctgtgagtaataatctttgcatgaatctctaaattttagaattaaatgtataaatgaggacatgatgaaggccatgattgtacatacacaagctCTCTGACCAAATAGCTTACCTTGATGATACTTGTATCTTTTGCTCCCGTGTATAAAGCTTATTGATTTGTCATTAATTGAACCCCGAACTTTAAATGATTATCTCCTAATACCTtacttagattctaggagagcatatggttcaagacaaatttactctaaatttgggggagaaaagtcgaaaagaatgaaaagaaaaaggttaagcatcaacacacacaacaaataagttgtatgttaaaaaaaaagaaaaaaaaagttgtgctgttacaataaggtcaaaagcaaattaAGAAAAGGGAATAGTGAGAATGctattttttacaaaacaagaaaagatcATTGGGATTAGTCTAGgacttgtgctctcttagaatctaaacctttgaatcctagaaaaaccaatgaatttttgtagccaagcctcactacaagcctaagaaagtccttctgattctgtctATACATTTTCGACttgatggcatgagatgaaatgcaaagattggacctcctgttagttgttatcaatgaatagcttaaacactggTGCTTGACtgaaacagtagccgtgagactgtggtttgagctactttccttgatatctgtcttatgatTAACTTCATCCAACTGTATAGTTCACATTTTGTTCTCCTCTTTGTCTGGCTGCATattctgtgaaaacaagtgataAGTACACATCGCTTCATCTTTctcatcatgcaatcaataaattttgatgCATACACCTTTATACATAAACACTGCATGTTTtaccacttgaggacaagtgagttgttctcttttgcttgaggacaagcaaaaatgtaaatttgggggagtttttagtcgatgaatatgactaacttttgtgtatcaAACCTGTGTATTTTGTATCaaactttcccaatttatggttgttttgtaatattatatgtactttttgttaaatataggtaatagataatttatacttttgttttgtgtgtttaataatcaatttctctcaattccaggttaattaggcaaattggcaaaagtgttgttttcacattctcgctaagccaacatgctggcttagcgagcattcgcTAAGCGCGACACTCAGTGGCTAGGCatgaggaagaatccagaagaagatgagctattaggttcactaagcgcaccgctccaggtcatcaagcgcacTGCTTCAGCTCATCTGCTAAGCGAGATAAGCGCGCtgagccaaaaatcactaacatgcgctaagcggtccatacgtgcgctaagcgcacgagcacgaacaaggccacctatttaagctagAAAGTAGATTTGCAAATGGAATTTGGAGtttttcttgaagaagcctCTGCATGCACCAGAATCTGGCCCaggcttgaagcttttgcatgtttaggaagttctagagagagaaaggtccaagttccaaagagttatgagagattttgttgtgtgaagatctgcagagatgcGAGTTCAAAGCGGAAGCCGTTCTGAgaacttgagatgagtttgtgaatGATTGTGAGATCcaagaggtgaaggagacatcctcaccacttgtgtttttgcagtatttcatcttgttcttttctttgttgtaaaggaggtttctgGACTATGGAAAgataaatcctctgttggaacttccctgtaggtacctgatgtaaatatatttctatctatgtaatgatgttttgtgtgttctctgtgctatctgcttttcattctagtgtgcttttaccttgatcacgtagatgcatgctttgttagagggaactggtctgattctaaagtccttggtagtacgggactaagttgttgtgttatcacgagggatcggggtacaaaaacttagttgtgtatgtgtgtcttaatatggtcttggttgagtttagtcttacaagaggtatctgcggacgaggcttggtcaggactaggctaggctatcatgaggaatcggggtctagcaatccaagagacaacataggaatGCATGAGCATTATtaaatagagaacatcctttttagcatcaggaacgtatgaggaagaccaacgctttctctacttgtttttacacaatatttctcttgcgtgattttctttctttttgcctagatagtttaaatacctGTCCATAaccataattatattttcataccaGACGCCTATAAAtcgaaatagcttgccagataacacaagttccccgagagttcgatactcagttcttaccgttttatactacttgtgcgatctggtgcacttgccggtcctgaacaagtttttggcgccgttgtcggggaacttctttttatttgggaagtttgctcatttttaggtgtctattctttatttgttattctttgattgtttctgTGAATAGTACTATTTATGCATAGGTCTTCTACAGGTACTCTAGTTCCTTTGGACTTAGAAATATATGCTATACTAAGAAGGAACAAGgttgagaggagaaggaaattATTGCAAGACAAAATAGTTGCgtccattcttgaggaggagactcatttttctgattcattatcacctgattcaccatcacTAAGGGAATCCGCTAATTAATATTCTGAAATTGATACCATGGCAGATGAGCATGATCAGAGGACTACCCTTGAGGACTATTCAAGTGGCTCTataccacaatttttcactagcATTTCACGTCCGGAAGTGCAAGCGCATAACATTACCTACCCATATTCTTTGATCCATCTAATACAAGGGaatttatttcaaggattacctaatgaagatccCTACCCATAGTTTTGGAACGGGTTCTTGCACCTTAAAGcgtgtttagttatggtgtttactgcctaaagaataaaaatgcagtGAGTAATGCGACAAAGaactaaacatgaatgcatgctaaagataagttgtcgaagtattggacTCGCGCAGAATTTTGAGCAAAGACATAGGATTGAACCAAACTCATTTttattaaggaaaaagaaaaaaaaatgttcatcttGTCAAAATTAAAGCAAAAATACAACCGCCCTAGTGactcctaattatgtgggccaccAAATCGATCATGTGTTGACAATAATTGAGGAGCCCATGAACTTCCTCGGGGGCCGAGTACACGTCTACCATCACCTTAGCTTTGGCTAGCAATCTCGGAAGCTTttgactcccattcaaggtGAAAGCGAACCTACCCATCCACATCATTGCTTCTCTGTGTAATGAATCGATTACTCTTTCTCtcgcttccctttctgcttgtAGGACCGACACCTTTTCATACTCGTCCTCTAGCCTTTGTTCATGGGTTGCCGCTAGACTTAGCTTCTCCTTATATTGGTCAATGATGGCCCACATGTTTTCTTCCGTCTTGCTGAATTGGTCGGAAAAACTTCTTTTTGACCTTTGACAAGCCTTCAACTTGTCCTCCAATATCATGCCTTTGATTCTCGACTGGTCTCTCTCGGCCCTTTGAAGCTTAAGCTCACTGTTGCTGACCCACAATGCCCTCGGAACTTGTTTTGGCCCCACTTTTCCTTTCGGGCCCTCTTTGTTTCTCGTTCCAACGCTTCGGCTGTGGCCATATTGATGTCTCTCAATTCGTCACACTCCTCTTTCAGACCTTGATGGCTGTCATCTTGAATTTTCCCTTGATCGCTTGTGCCTTTTCAAGTTCCGCCTTGAAGGCTTGTACCTCCTCACTCTCCTCCGGGGTTTCAGCCTCTTCCTTACTTGGGACCTTTAGCTTCAGGAGCCAATCTAACTCTTGTGTCCGAGCCTTCAGCCACTTGTGATATCCGCCAATGATCCCATTGTTGCTTCCCCTAAGTTCCTTATCCTTTATTTGCACTACGCTCAATGCCTTTTGGACCCTTTGAAATATCCTTGCATTGGggtcactaaaaccccgtgcgatgaagggcgtgatgctttcttttgacgatgctcctctcatggggtagccaagttgtcttatggcaaggGCAGGATTATAATTGATACAACCCCTCATTCCCATCAAGGGGATGTTTGAGAACCCCTCACATGAGGACAAAACCCCaactcttccttccttccatcaggGGAACGAATTAATGGATGCCCCTACCATACTAGCCAAGAGCTGCTCCCAATTTGCCTTCCCTTTCTCGGAGCATATGCGGTGACCTTGCAGGGGATAGACGGGTCTGCTTTCATGACGAAAGAGGTGCAAGACCAGCCCCACATAAAGAGCGGGTGTGCAATAGACAATCCTTGCACTGCTCTTCTCTcatcttcggtcaaatgtgtcgtAGGCATCGGCCAACACAGCAACGACTGAGCTTTCTTTGCTATGGTGGTAAGCAAGGAAGGCGTCAATCACCGCTAGATCTACTAatccatccacatttggaaaaagGATGACTCCAAATCCCAATAGAGCCAAGACATCAATGAACGAAGCCCATTCACCTTGATCCGCCAAAGCCCTCGTTTTCTGCTCCAAGTGCTTACTCGGTATTCAGACCACCCCATTTCTATTTAGTTTTACTCAATCCAATTCTTACACTGACATTTTGACTACCTTGGCTATTCTCGccatggagggatagaacccagaaaAAAGATATGGCTTTCTTCCTCCTAGCTAACACCCcaagatttcttcaaattcttccacggTCGGTACTAACTAAAAGTCCCCAAAAGTGAAGCATCTTAGTGGCTGATCGTAATACTGAATGAGGGACGAAATGGCTTCAATAGAGACTTCTATCATAGCCAGGTCCCAAATCTTTCCATACGTGCGCTAGTCAATGAGTATTTCTCCCTCCGCAGATGTTATTTTGGAAATCCCAATGGTGAAGATGTGCGAAAATAAATCGCAAACCACATACCAAATTTCACGAAAATCCTATGGTTAACGAGtctgggatcgtagttttattgaggcagttttgggtttctgtgggaaaagaaaaagttacgatgaaaagggtatttctctcagATTCAACATGTTTTTGTAATTCCCAACGATGAGGATATTCGAAAATGAGTTTAATGGTGAATGAGTCTGTGattgtcatttttctgagataggtttgttggtatacgggaaaaagagagagttttgggaggaagagaagggaaaatgaaattgagaggaagaggaggcGTAGAGAGTATCGTAAAACAGACCTAAgatgcctctatttatagctagggatctcacagcctatt includes these proteins:
- the LOC102661085 gene encoding uncharacterized protein, which codes for MFIDGLRPQTKQLLDASVGGKIKLKTPEEATELIENMSANDHAILRDITHQPIKKNLLELTSHDALLVTGCTMCGEAHEIGQCIPTDDNTQEIHFIGNQQRQGYTQGGFPGFQQGLYNQQG